From a region of the Triticum aestivum cultivar Chinese Spring chromosome 7D, IWGSC CS RefSeq v2.1, whole genome shotgun sequence genome:
- the LOC123165141 gene encoding peroxidase 16: protein MAMRSRGLRLRSRRQSVLVAAAVVLGVLLLATAAPRAAAAGLSRNYYAKTCPNVETLVRGAVAQKLQETFNAAPGTLRLFFHDCFVRGCDASVLISGPGDEHSAGADTTLSPDALDLITRAKAAVDAVAGCSNKVSCADILALATRDVVQQAGGPFYPVELGRLDGKVGTRAVVKHSLPGAGFSLDQLNKLFAANGLTQTDMIALSGGHTIGVTHCDKFVRRLYTFKGARPQYSPPMNLAFLRQMRGTCPLNYSPTTVAMLDAVTPNKFDNGYYQTLQQQKGLLSSDQVLFADRRSRATVNHFAANQTAFFDAFVAAMAKLGRIGVKTAGSDAEIRRVCTKVN, encoded by the exons ATGGCAATGAGGTCGAGGGGGCTGCGGCTGCGGTCGCGGCGGCAGAGCGTGCTTGTCGCCGCGGCCGTCGTCCTCGGCGTGTTGCTGCTGGCGACGGCGGCgccgcgcgcggcggcggcggggctgagcCGGAACTACTACGCGAAGACGTGCCCCAACGTGGAGACCCTGGTCCGCGGCGCCGTGGCCCAGAAGCTGCAGGAGACCTTCAACGCCGCGCCCGGCACcctccgcctcttcttccacgactgcttcgtcagG GGGTGCGACGCTTCGGTGCTCATCTCCGGGCCGGGCGACGAGCACAGCGCGGGCGCGGACACGACGTTGTCGCCGGACGCGCTGGACCTCATCACCCGCGCCAAGGCCGCCGTGGACGCCGTCGCCGGCTGCTCCAACAAGgtctcctgcgccgacatcctCGCGCTCGCCACCCGCGACGTCGTCCAGCAG GCGGGAGGGCCGTTCTACCCGGTGGAGCTGGGGCGGCTGGACGGCAAGGTGGGGACGCGCGCCGTGGTGAAGCACAGCCTCCCCGGCGCCGGCTTCTCCCTGGACCAGCTCAACAAGCTCTTCGCCGCCAACGGCCTCACCCAGACCGACATGATCGCCCTCTCAG GGGGGCACACGATCGGGGTGACGCACTGCGACAAGTTCGTGCGGCGGCTGTACACGTTCAAGGGGGCGCGGCCGCAGTACAGCCCGCCGATGAACCTGGCCTTCCTGCGGCAGATGCGGGGGACGTGCCCGCTCAACTACAGCCCCACCACGGTGGCCATGCTGGACGCCGTCACGCCCAACAAGTTCGACAACGGCTACTACCAGACGCTGCAGCAGCAGAAGGGCCTGCTGTCGTCGGACCAGGTGCTCTTCGCCGACCGCCGCTCCCGGGCCACCGTCAACCACTTCGCCGCCAACCAGACCGCCTTCTTCGACGCCTTCGTCGCCGCCATGGCCAAGCTCGGCCGCATCGGGGTCAAGACCGCCGGCTCCGACGCCGAGATCCGCCGGGTCTGCACCAAGGTCAACTAA